From Mya arenaria isolate MELC-2E11 chromosome 1, ASM2691426v1, a single genomic window includes:
- the LOC128234865 gene encoding pyrethroid hydrolase Ces2e-like has protein sequence MKVVILISCCVLLASCELSVKTKLGIINGKTNKVSFREQHLFVNEFLGVPYAKPPISELRFQRPQPYGEFQQPIDGTKYGSTCPQFEYKIVKFGTRSTNEDCLFLNVFVPTSKADKEAGFAVMIWIHGGGYAFGDGKMTPGTVLAGYGNVIVVTINYRLGMFGFLNVGDERAKGNMGLWDQRLAIQWVNENVGAFGGDPSRITIFGESAGSMSVHLQSLYPENRGLFQNVISESGTATLPYVLASDNIRAARILAEQLECSTETNDDIFLCLKTVDTMRFVAVAEAIADNQTLAVIVQFTPSLDGEFIVRNPKETIKMPGSDEMKFMKELNYINGVNGDEGAAWVLMLAASQNVSVDDVKVSNADVSMIMPIMLMSMFPDQNIHEAVNDLINYEYTNWADPEDARAMFTKIGGDVFFNVPAMDLNLAHANDTNSNTWFYNFLIVPEQRPFAVPNWVTKANHAEEIPSVFGYHYDLGNIFNTTNYQPAEHQLDVSGRVMTYWTNFAKFGDPNGDGPVSWPKYTIEAMQHLIIDVEDSIGERLYTKEYQFWREIVPALLEAIEDGEHAGDSAFKSKIKDACDADGNCG, from the exons atgAAAGTAGTTATTCTTATTTCATGCTGCGTTTTGCTCGCAAGCTGTGAGCTCTCAGTGAAAACAAAGCTAGGGATAATAAATGGTAAAACTAACAAAGTGTCATTTAGAGAACAACATTTATTTGTGAATGAATTCCTTGGTGTTCCGTATGCAAAACCACCCATAAGTGAGCTGAGATTTCAAAGACCTCAACCATATGGAGAATTCCAGCAGCCAATTGATGGAACAAAATATGGATCGACTTGTCCACAGTTTGAATATAAGATTGTCAAGTTTGGAACCCGCTCGACCAACGAAGATTGCTTATTCTTGAATGTATTTGTTCCTACAAGTAAGGCCGACAAAGAAGCGGGTTTTGCTGTTATGATATGGATTCATGGGGGAGGTTATGCGTTTGGGGACGGTAAAATGACCCCAGGGACTGTCTTGGCAGGCTATGGAAACGTCATAGTTGTGACGATCAACTATCGCCTAGGCATGTTCGGGTTCCTGAACGTCGGAGATGAGAGAGCAAAGGGAAATATGGGACTTTGGGATCAACGACTGGCTATTCAATGGGTCAACGAGAATGTGGGCGCTTTCGGTGGTGATCCCAGTCGAATCACTATATTTGGTGAATCCGCTGGATCAATGAGTGTTCATCTGCAATCTCTTTACCCAGAAAATAGAGGTCTATTTCAGAATGTAATATCAGAAAGTGGAACAGCTACACTTCCATATGTTCTAGCTAGTGATAATATACGGGCTGCACGCATATTAGCTGAACAGCTTGAATGCTCAACTGAAACAAATGACGATATTTTCCTGTGTTTGAAAACCGTTGATACCATGAGATTTGTTGCCGTGGCAGAAGCGATTGCAGACAATCAAACTCTTGCAGTAATTGTGCAGTTTACGCCATCTCTAGATGGTGAATTTATAGTGCGAAATCccaaagaaacaataaaaatgcCAGGGAGTGACGAAATGAAGTTTATGAAAGAATTGAACTACATAAATGGTGTAAATGGGGATGAGGGGGCGGCATGGGTACTTATGCTTGCTGCCAGTCAAAATGTTTCCGTAGACGACGTCAAAGTGAGCAATGCAGATGTGTCAATGATCATGCCTATAATGTTAATGTCGATGTTTCCTGATCAGAATATCCACGAGGCAGTAAACGATTTAATCAATTACGAATATACAAATTGGGCTGATCCTGAGGACGCAAGAGCAATGTTCACAAAAATCGGCGGAGATGTTTTCTTCAACGTTCCAGCCATGGATTTGAATTTGGCTCACGCGAACGATACAAATTCAAACACCTGGTTTTACAATTTCTTGATCGTCCCCGAACAGCGTCCTTTCGCTGTTCCGAACTGGGTCACTAAAGCTAACCATGCAGAAGAGATACCGTCCGTGTTTGGTTATCATTATGATTTGGGGAACATTTTCAATACAACCAATTACCAACCTGCAGAACATCAATTGGATGTGTCAGGACGAGTGATGACTTATTGGAccaattttgcaaaatttgg AGATCCAAATGGAGATGGACCCGTATCGTGGCCAAAATACACAATTGAAGCTATGCAACACCTAATCATTGATGTGGAAGACTCAATTGGAGAGCGGTTATATACAAAGGAGTATCAGTTTTGGCGGGAAATTGTCCCTGCTCTTTTGGAGGCGATAGAAGATGGCGAACATGCTGGAGACTCTGCATTCAAGTCAAAAATTAAAGATGCCTGTGACGCTGATGGAAACTGTGGATGA